A genomic window from Nitrospirota bacterium includes:
- the tcmP gene encoding three-Cys-motif partner protein TcmP: protein MLEKLPQLTDDGLLTPEVGSWAERKYRLVWNYAKMFTTGMKNKWHERIYIDLFAGAGCAKIRESSIIVPASPLLALDIPDKFDKYIFCEQNESKLKALMQRVSTRHPDINAKYIHGDVTEHIDRIISEIPMHSSAHTVLSFCFIDPYKIDNFNFQVIKELSSKYVDFLILIPSYMDAHRNVVKYAEDTHVSIEDFTGGKDWKELWDMERKKGTDFGVFLPELFCTSMEKLGYLHTGVSDTILIRSDKKNLPLYHLAFFSRHQLGMKYWKESIKYSSDQGELF, encoded by the coding sequence ATGTTAGAAAAGCTTCCACAGTTGACTGATGATGGTTTGCTTACCCCTGAGGTTGGGTCTTGGGCAGAGCGGAAGTATCGTTTGGTCTGGAATTATGCAAAAATGTTTACAACTGGGATGAAAAACAAATGGCATGAAAGAATATATATTGACCTATTTGCCGGCGCTGGCTGTGCGAAAATAAGAGAAAGCTCAATAATAGTTCCAGCATCACCACTGCTTGCCCTTGATATTCCTGATAAGTTCGACAAGTATATCTTCTGCGAACAGAACGAATCCAAACTCAAGGCATTAATGCAAAGAGTAAGTACAAGGCATCCAGATATAAATGCAAAATACATACACGGCGATGTAACTGAACATATCGATAGGATAATTTCAGAAATTCCAATGCACAGCTCGGCTCATACGGTTCTTTCGTTCTGTTTTATAGACCCATATAAGATAGATAATTTCAATTTTCAGGTAATTAAAGAGCTTTCAAGTAAATATGTCGATTTTCTAATTCTCATTCCATCCTATATGGATGCTCACAGAAATGTAGTTAAGTATGCAGAAGACACACATGTTTCAATAGAGGATTTTACTGGAGGTAAAGACTGGAAGGAACTTTGGGATATGGAAAGAAAGAAGGGCACAGATTTTGGTGTTTTTTTGCCTGAGCTGTTTTGCACATCCATGGAGAAATTAGGGTATCTACATACTGGAGTCAGTGATACAATATTAATTCGCTCAGATAAGAAAAATCTTCCTCTGTATCACCTTGCTTTTTTCAGTAGGCATCAATTAGGTATGAAATACTGGAAAGAGTCTATTAAGTATAGCTCTGACCAAGGAGAGCTTTTTTAA
- a CDS encoding phage Gp37/Gp68 family protein — MAQSSRIEWTGTTWNPVTGCTKFSEGCMHCYAERMARRLHGAGNRRYRNGFKVTLHQDLVESPLKWKKPRLIFVNSMSDLFHKDVPLSFIKDVFRTMNKTDQHIYQIVTKRSVRLAQLADRLEWTPNIWMGVTVESNRHLSRVEDLCTVRARVKFLSLEPLLSDFPALNLKKIDWIIVGGESGPGARPMQERWVKSIHRHCISQSTPFFFKQWGGVRKKETGRTFKGRTWDEMPSFIESQTHLAL, encoded by the coding sequence ATGGCACAATCCTCTCGCATAGAATGGACAGGGACAACATGGAACCCGGTGACAGGGTGCACAAAGTTCAGCGAGGGATGCATGCACTGCTATGCAGAGCGCATGGCCCGGCGTCTGCACGGTGCTGGGAATAGACGCTATAGAAATGGTTTCAAGGTAACACTTCATCAGGACCTCGTTGAGTCACCCCTCAAATGGAAGAAGCCTAGGCTCATATTTGTCAATTCAATGAGCGACCTCTTCCATAAAGACGTTCCGCTCTCTTTTATTAAGGACGTTTTCAGAACAATGAATAAGACAGACCAACATATCTACCAGATAGTCACTAAGCGCTCGGTCAGGCTCGCGCAGCTGGCTGACAGACTTGAATGGACTCCAAACATATGGATGGGGGTTACGGTTGAATCCAACCGCCACTTAAGCAGGGTCGAAGACCTATGCACTGTTCGGGCCAGAGTGAAGTTCCTTTCCTTGGAACCCCTGCTCTCGGACTTCCCCGCACTAAATCTCAAGAAAATAGACTGGATAATAGTTGGCGGGGAATCAGGCCCGGGAGCGAGGCCGATGCAGGAACGCTGGGTTAAATCCATCCACAGGCACTGCATCAGTCAAAGCACACCTTTCTTCTTTAAGCAGTGGGGCGGTGTGAGAAAGAAGGAAACAGGTAGAACCTTTAAGGGCCGCACATGGGACGAAATGCCTTCATTCATTGAGAGCCAGACTCATCTTGCCCTTTAA